In Bythopirellula goksoeyrii, a single window of DNA contains:
- a CDS encoding PEP-CTERM sorting domain-containing protein, whose protein sequence is MSCLKKGMLAALAIALAVCVTRHADAELLVYEPFDYAATSELTNLNGGGGWGGDWTGRENMDSNVPANTAVIQGSSLAAAGLTTIGGSLLIDATAGTSQPARSFGSYAISKIGGAGNTTWISFIAQRQGATDTSGWPDNPYPRGVNFSLFASLASDDELMGIGNSSSAADNTWSLIPDGGGGNREGAYDPAGGVAGGGPETPGAATFPWNDTHWAVLRIDHLAGMDDMRLWLSPDPNVVPLDADADITLLAGDSNNTDDMDALEAVRAFVGAGRTSGGFPQPTGVLALDEFRVGTTYADMTGTVVTVPEPSSLVLLGLGGLALIRRRRSA, encoded by the coding sequence ATGAGTTGTCTTAAGAAAGGCATGTTGGCCGCTTTGGCCATAGCATTGGCGGTATGTGTTACCCGCCACGCTGACGCAGAGTTGTTGGTTTACGAACCTTTTGACTATGCTGCGACGTCAGAGCTCACCAATTTGAATGGTGGTGGCGGTTGGGGAGGAGACTGGACCGGGCGTGAGAACATGGACTCTAATGTTCCTGCGAACACTGCAGTAATTCAGGGTTCGAGCCTAGCAGCTGCTGGACTAACCACAATCGGCGGTTCTTTGCTAATTGACGCAACTGCGGGTACATCGCAACCAGCCCGCTCATTTGGTAGCTATGCGATTTCAAAGATCGGTGGTGCCGGGAATACGACGTGGATTAGTTTCATCGCCCAGCGCCAAGGGGCAACTGATACTTCCGGATGGCCTGACAATCCTTATCCTCGTGGTGTGAATTTTAGCTTGTTTGCTAGTCTAGCTTCTGATGATGAGCTCATGGGAATTGGAAACTCTTCTAGTGCAGCTGACAACACTTGGTCGCTTATTCCCGACGGTGGTGGCGGCAATCGAGAAGGTGCTTATGATCCTGCTGGTGGTGTTGCTGGAGGAGGCCCTGAGACACCAGGTGCTGCTACATTCCCTTGGAACGATACCCATTGGGCTGTCCTTCGCATTGATCACCTAGCAGGCATGGACGATATGCGTCTATGGCTGAGTCCTGATCCAAATGTCGTGCCTCTCGATGCAGATGCCGACATCACACTCCTTGCTGGTGATTCCAACAACACGGACGACATGGATGCTCTTGAGGCAGTTCGCGCTTTCGTAGGTGCGGGTCGTACTTCAGGTGGCTTTCCTCAACCAACAGGCGTTTTGGCGCTTGACGAGTTTCGTGTCGGTACTACTTATGCGGACATGACCGGTACAGTAGTCACCGTGCCCGAGCCCTCCAGCCTGGTACTGCTTGGCCTTGGTGGGTTGGCGTTGATTCGTCGTCGCCGCTCCGCTTAA
- a CDS encoding PQQ-dependent sugar dehydrogenase: MSTPQRVSFFCSLRVAVIFGTVITASLSAIAQLTIELEDFAILPITGSVSGSSNAASLARVNFMRTEPGNADRQFVNDLNGPLYMLDKTTKQFTTYLQFNGDPIGSNPAGMFGKMTYDGGYANGMVSFQFDPDYENNGVFYTIHLEDTGFGSQIPDNSNVPGLDTSGYTSTSPISSVGSTSNPREAVLIEWTDTNISNSVFEGSARELLRIEHNTRIHPMGDMVFNPNAQPGDDDWRVMYLAVGDGGAGERSGSARLTPQRLDLPTGKILRIIPDLGEHTDTSTVSGNGRYRIPDGNPFTSTTGVLGEIYALGFRNPHRISWDAESDSILVNDIGLHTWEEVNIVHEGANYGYSQREGNQQLLPNNSTAGLPTPDEIPIQINGLTTNGMVSPIYPVIQYGHAESSDPLKGDAISSGFVYRGSRVPLLKGKYVFGDITTGQLFYADFEEMLLADDGDPSTLASFGSLDVLWDNPNDAQAGAELYTTISPSNALLGPMHQIIQTAYHDRGGLDPNLPGGANVTGSFGRADMRLAMDDDGELYVLSKMDGMIRAIVGPKANADFDGDGCIDGSDFLIWQRGYGSPGSLASGDANSDGIVNTSDLEIWQLQYGETGGDITASQAIPEPATAALLLVFVYFSIAARQKSDYALLV; this comes from the coding sequence ATGAGCACACCCCAGCGAGTGTCATTTTTTTGTTCTCTAAGAGTTGCTGTAATCTTCGGTACCGTCATAACTGCATCACTATCTGCAATCGCACAATTAACCATTGAACTTGAAGACTTTGCGATTCTGCCGATCACTGGTTCGGTCAGCGGTAGCAGCAATGCCGCATCGCTCGCCCGAGTCAATTTCATGAGGACAGAGCCAGGCAATGCAGATCGCCAATTTGTCAACGATCTCAATGGTCCGCTCTACATGCTCGACAAAACTACGAAACAGTTCACCACATATCTTCAGTTCAATGGTGATCCAATTGGATCAAATCCAGCTGGAATGTTTGGCAAGATGACCTATGACGGTGGGTATGCCAACGGCATGGTTTCTTTCCAGTTTGATCCAGACTATGAGAACAACGGTGTCTTCTACACAATCCATCTTGAGGATACTGGCTTTGGATCTCAGATCCCCGACAACTCGAACGTGCCGGGACTCGACACCTCGGGTTACACGTCAACATCGCCTATATCTTCTGTTGGTAGTACCAGTAATCCCAGAGAGGCGGTGCTGATTGAGTGGACCGATACGAATATTTCCAATTCGGTGTTTGAAGGCTCAGCTCGCGAATTGTTGCGAATAGAGCACAACACACGAATCCATCCTATGGGAGATATGGTGTTTAACCCCAACGCGCAGCCCGGCGATGACGATTGGCGAGTTATGTATCTGGCGGTCGGCGATGGAGGTGCCGGTGAACGAAGCGGCTCTGCCCGCTTAACTCCGCAAAGGCTCGACCTGCCAACCGGAAAAATTCTGAGAATCATTCCGGACCTTGGGGAACATACGGATACAAGTACGGTCAGCGGCAATGGCCGGTATCGGATCCCCGACGGCAATCCTTTCACATCCACCACCGGAGTGTTGGGCGAAATCTACGCTCTTGGCTTTCGCAACCCCCACCGCATCTCCTGGGACGCAGAGTCTGACTCCATCCTAGTCAATGACATCGGCCTCCACACTTGGGAAGAAGTGAACATCGTCCACGAGGGTGCTAACTACGGGTATTCGCAGCGCGAGGGTAATCAGCAATTATTACCTAACAACTCAACCGCCGGTCTCCCCACCCCGGATGAGATTCCGATTCAGATAAATGGCCTGACAACCAACGGCATGGTTTCGCCCATCTACCCGGTGATTCAGTATGGCCACGCCGAGTCTAGCGACCCGCTCAAGGGTGATGCTATCTCCAGCGGATTTGTTTACCGAGGTAGTCGTGTTCCGTTGCTCAAAGGTAAGTACGTATTTGGCGATATTACGACGGGGCAACTCTTTTACGCAGACTTTGAAGAAATGCTGCTCGCCGACGATGGCGACCCGAGTACGCTCGCTTCGTTCGGATCGCTGGATGTACTCTGGGACAATCCAAACGACGCTCAAGCAGGCGCCGAACTCTATACCACGATTTCACCCTCGAACGCTTTGCTGGGGCCAATGCATCAAATCATCCAAACGGCCTATCATGATCGCGGGGGTCTGGACCCCAATTTGCCTGGAGGAGCGAACGTGACAGGATCATTCGGTCGGGCCGACATGCGGCTGGCCATGGACGATGATGGAGAACTTTACGTCTTATCGAAAATGGATGGCATGATTCGGGCGATCGTGGGACCCAAGGCGAATGCCGATTTTGACGGCGACGGCTGCATTGATGGATCTGATTTTCTCATTTGGCAGCGAGGTTACGGTTCCCCTGGTTCACTCGCATCGGGCGACGCCAACTCTGACGGAATCGTCAATACCTCAGATCTCGAAATATGGCAGTTACAATACGGTGAAACCGGTGGAGATATCACTGCATCTCAAGCCATTCCCGAACCGGCAACTGCAGCTCTTCTTTTAGTTTTCGTATACTTTTCCATCGCGGCAAGACAAAAATCAGACTATGCTCTCTTGGTTTAG